Proteins encoded by one window of Erwinia pyrifoliae DSM 12163:
- the eptA gene encoding phosphoethanolamine transferase EptA — protein MKLFLSKLRCNEITFNCGAAAFFTVALNCGFLLRAWQTLSFYHLRDYLYAASIPVVLFCAFMVIFNVMALPWLRKPLLAILIIASAAANYFMFNFGTVIDTNMIQNVFETDMQEASALLSVNYLIWLLLLGALPVAVMFLCRIKNNRPWWLSAAWRVLTSLAALLLIVLVAAFFYKDYASMFRNNKGLVKMVTPANVVNGIGYYVNSHWFSRNQELIAIGLDAKKGKVITGSKKKTLVVFVLGETARAENFSLGGYTRETNPKLQRDNVIYYQHATSCGTETAISVPCMFSNMSRQNYDASLARHQEGLLDVMAHAGINVLWRENDGGCKGACNRVPHSDMTKWQVSELCRSDYCLDDVLLHRLNYYIDSIKDDSVIVLHQMGSHGPAYYLRYPPEARQFTPTCDSNQIQNCDRQTLINTYDNTILYTDTMLDNTINLLKSYNDKFNVAMIYLSDHGESLGERGMYLHGTPYLFAPSQQTHIPFLLWMSPDYATTFGIDRQCLQQQAKVKDVSQDNLFHTLLGMMDIETQEYKPALDMIRSCRNQG, from the coding sequence ATGAAATTATTCTTATCCAAACTACGTTGTAACGAAATCACCTTTAACTGTGGCGCGGCGGCATTTTTCACCGTGGCGCTAAATTGCGGTTTCCTGCTTCGCGCCTGGCAAACTCTCTCTTTTTATCATTTGCGCGATTATCTTTACGCAGCATCTATCCCGGTGGTTCTGTTCTGTGCCTTCATGGTCATCTTCAATGTCATGGCATTGCCCTGGCTACGTAAGCCTCTGCTGGCCATTTTAATTATAGCCAGCGCCGCCGCTAATTATTTTATGTTCAACTTCGGCACAGTTATCGATACCAACATGATACAGAATGTATTCGAAACTGATATGCAGGAGGCCTCGGCGCTTTTAAGCGTTAACTATCTTATATGGTTATTGCTGCTGGGTGCACTTCCGGTGGCCGTTATGTTCCTGTGCCGTATTAAAAATAACCGACCCTGGTGGCTTTCTGCTGCCTGGCGCGTTCTGACTTCTCTGGCTGCCCTTCTGTTAATTGTTCTTGTAGCGGCGTTTTTTTACAAAGATTACGCATCAATGTTCCGCAATAACAAAGGACTGGTGAAAATGGTCACCCCGGCTAACGTGGTGAACGGCATCGGTTATTATGTTAATAGCCACTGGTTCTCCAGAAATCAGGAGCTGATTGCTATTGGCCTGGATGCGAAGAAAGGGAAAGTCATTACCGGCAGTAAAAAGAAAACGCTGGTGGTCTTCGTGCTCGGCGAGACGGCGCGGGCGGAAAATTTCTCGCTGGGTGGCTATACGCGAGAAACTAATCCGAAGTTACAGCGCGATAATGTTATTTACTACCAGCATGCCACATCCTGCGGAACCGAAACGGCCATCTCGGTTCCCTGTATGTTTTCCAATATGTCACGCCAGAACTATGACGCCAGCCTGGCTCGGCATCAGGAAGGTTTACTTGATGTGATGGCTCACGCTGGTATCAATGTGTTGTGGCGTGAGAATGACGGCGGTTGCAAAGGTGCCTGCAACCGCGTGCCGCATAGCGACATGACCAAATGGCAAGTAAGTGAGTTGTGCAGAAGCGATTATTGCCTGGATGATGTGTTGCTGCACCGGCTGAACTATTACATCGACAGTATCAAAGATGACTCTGTCATCGTGCTGCATCAGATGGGCAGTCACGGGCCAGCTTATTATTTGCGCTATCCACCGGAAGCACGCCAGTTCACACCAACCTGTGACAGCAACCAGATCCAGAACTGCGATCGCCAGACGCTGATTAACACCTATGACAATACCATTCTGTATACCGATACAATGCTGGACAACACTATCAATCTGCTTAAGTCTTACAATGACAAATTTAACGTGGCGATGATTTACCTCTCCGACCACGGTGAGTCACTGGGCGAACGTGGAATGTATCTTCACGGCACGCCTTATCTGTTTGCCCCGTCTCAACAGACACATATTCCTTTCTTACTTTGGATGTCGCCCGACTATGCCACAACATTTGGCATCGATCGGCAATGTCTGCAACAGCAGGCTAAGGTTAAGGATGTCTCTCAGGACAACCTGTTCCATACCCTGTTAGGAATGATGGATATAGAAACGCAAGAGTACAAGCCGGCGCTTGATATGATCCGTTCGTGCCGCAACCAGGGCTGA
- a CDS encoding TetR/AcrR family transcriptional regulator, which yields MNKTTRFDTREHLLNTGEQLCLQRGFNGMGLIELLRQAEVPKGSFYYYFPSKEAFGVAMLQRYFARNHQYLNDFLNDHQGSYRQRVLDYYDRLLLSCQVSSFAGCLYVKLSAEVCDLSEAMRGALEAGSSKMIGSLAATLNKAQQQGTLSGQLNCASCAQTIYTLWLGASLQSKICREKTPLLNALQEMGYILRGA from the coding sequence ATGAATAAAACGACCCGATTTGATACTCGTGAGCATTTGTTAAACACCGGCGAACAACTTTGCCTGCAGCGAGGCTTTAACGGCATGGGCCTGATCGAGCTGCTCAGGCAAGCAGAAGTGCCTAAAGGGTCGTTTTACTATTATTTTCCCTCAAAGGAAGCTTTCGGCGTGGCGATGCTACAGCGCTATTTTGCCCGTAATCACCAATACCTGAATGATTTCCTTAACGATCACCAAGGTAGTTACCGCCAGCGCGTGCTGGATTATTACGATCGGTTGCTACTAAGCTGTCAGGTGAGCAGCTTTGCCGGATGCCTTTACGTAAAGCTTTCTGCCGAAGTCTGCGATCTCTCTGAAGCCATGCGCGGCGCGCTGGAAGCGGGTTCGTCAAAAATGATCGGCTCTCTGGCTGCCACGCTAAACAAGGCACAGCAGCAGGGTACGCTTTCTGGTCAGCTAAACTGTGCATCCTGTGCGCAGACCATTTATACACTTTGGCTGGGAGCCAGTCTGCAAAGCAAAATATGCCGTGAAAAGACCCCATTGCTAAATGCGCTTCAGGAGATGGGGTACATCCTGCGCGGAGCTTAA
- a CDS encoding alkene reductase gives MKLNTLFTPLKLGAITVPNRIFMAPLTRLRSIEPGDIPTPLMGEYYRQRASAGLIITEATQITYQAKGYAGAPGLHSSQQIAAWKQINEGIHQDGGHSAVQLWHTGRISHASLQPGGAAPVSASAINAETRTTLRDASGHPVREATSTPRPLSTKEVGGIVDDFRQAVINAREAEFDLVELHAAHGYLIHQFLSPASNQRDDKYGGTIENRTRFALEVVDAAIASWQADRIGIRISPLGPFNGLDNGQDQEEAALYFIGELAKRKLAYLHISEPDWAGGKPYTREFRQAIRAAYPGVIVAAGGFNAEKAETLIEQGLIDAVAFGRSYIANPDLVERLKDGASLNEPQPETFYGGNAAGYTDYPKLGEHA, from the coding sequence ATGAAACTGAACACCCTTTTTACCCCACTCAAATTGGGGGCCATTACCGTGCCAAACCGTATCTTTATGGCTCCTTTAACGCGTCTGCGCAGCATTGAGCCAGGCGATATTCCCACTCCATTGATGGGTGAATATTATCGTCAGCGTGCCAGTGCCGGGCTGATTATTACCGAGGCTACGCAGATTACATATCAGGCAAAAGGCTATGCGGGTGCGCCTGGACTGCACTCATCACAACAAATTGCCGCCTGGAAACAAATCAACGAAGGTATTCATCAGGACGGCGGCCATAGTGCCGTTCAGCTGTGGCATACCGGAAGGATCTCACATGCCAGTCTGCAACCAGGCGGTGCTGCTCCGGTATCTGCTTCAGCCATTAATGCTGAAACCCGAACCACCCTGCGTGATGCCAGTGGACATCCGGTACGTGAGGCAACCTCAACGCCACGTCCATTGAGCACTAAAGAAGTGGGCGGAATCGTTGATGACTTCCGTCAGGCGGTGATCAATGCGCGTGAAGCCGAATTCGACCTGGTTGAACTGCATGCGGCACATGGCTATCTCATCCATCAGTTCCTGTCTCCGGCCTCTAACCAGCGTGATGACAAGTACGGCGGAACGATTGAGAATCGAACCCGTTTCGCTTTGGAAGTTGTTGACGCGGCAATAGCCAGTTGGCAAGCCGACCGGATTGGCATTCGTATTTCTCCCCTTGGCCCGTTTAACGGCCTTGACAATGGTCAAGACCAGGAAGAAGCCGCCTTATATTTCATTGGCGAACTGGCAAAGCGTAAACTTGCCTACCTGCATATTTCCGAACCTGACTGGGCAGGTGGCAAACCTTATACCCGCGAATTCCGCCAGGCGATCCGCGCGGCATATCCTGGCGTGATCGTTGCTGCCGGCGGTTTTAACGCCGAGAAAGCCGAAACACTAATCGAACAAGGTCTGATTGATGCCGTTGCTTTTGGCCGCAGTTATATTGCCAATCCCGACCTGGTTGAACGTCTGAAAGATGGCGCAAGTCTTAACGAACCACAGCCAGAAACCTTCTACGGCGGCAATGCTGCAGGCTATACCGATTATCCAAAACTTGGTGAGCACGCCTGA
- the gloA gene encoding lactoylglutathione lyase, which translates to MRLLHTMLRVGDLQRSVDFYTKVLGMRLLRTSENAEYKYTLAFVGYSEESEGAVIELTYNWDVDKYNLGDAYGHIALGVDDVATTCNRIRNDGGNVTREAGPVKGGTTIIAFVEDPDGYKIELIENKHAGHGIGN; encoded by the coding sequence ATGCGTTTACTTCACACCATGCTGCGCGTTGGCGATCTGCAACGTTCCGTCGATTTCTATACCAAAGTTCTGGGCATGCGCCTGTTACGCACCAGTGAAAATGCCGAATACAAATATACCCTCGCCTTTGTCGGCTACAGCGAAGAGAGCGAAGGCGCAGTTATCGAACTGACCTATAACTGGGACGTGGATAAATACAACCTCGGTGATGCATACGGTCATATTGCTCTGGGCGTGGACGATGTTGCAACTACCTGTAATCGCATCCGTAATGATGGCGGCAACGTTACCCGCGAAGCCGGCCCGGTGAAAGGCGGTACCACCATCATTGCGTTCGTAGAGGATCCGGACGGCTATAAGATTGAACTTATTGAAAATAAACACGCTGGTCACGGTATCGGCAACTAA
- the rnt gene encoding ribonuclease T, with protein sequence MSESNELNTLSSRFRGFYPVVIDVETAGFDAKTNALLEIAAVTLKMDSDGWLEKDDTLHFHVEPFAGSVLLPEALTFNGIDPTNPLRGAVSEYEALHAIFKLVRKGIKDSGCNRAVMVAHNATFDLNFMNAAAERASLKRNPFHPFVTFDTAALSGLALGQTVLAKACHAAGMAFDSAQAHSALYDTLQTADLFCELVNRWKRLGGWPLPAAAESCPGN encoded by the coding sequence ATGTCTGAATCGAATGAACTGAATACCCTGAGCAGCCGTTTTCGCGGTTTTTATCCAGTAGTGATTGATGTCGAAACCGCAGGTTTTGATGCCAAAACGAACGCCCTACTGGAGATTGCGGCAGTAACGCTGAAAATGGATAGTGATGGCTGGCTGGAAAAAGATGATACCCTTCACTTCCACGTTGAGCCTTTTGCCGGTTCAGTTCTGCTTCCTGAAGCACTGACATTTAATGGAATCGATCCTACTAATCCTCTTCGCGGGGCGGTCAGTGAATACGAAGCGCTTCACGCTATTTTCAAACTGGTGCGTAAAGGGATTAAGGACAGCGGCTGTAACCGGGCGGTTATGGTGGCGCATAATGCGACGTTCGATCTCAACTTTATGAACGCCGCAGCAGAACGTGCCAGTCTGAAACGAAACCCTTTCCATCCCTTCGTAACCTTTGATACCGCTGCGCTTAGCGGGCTGGCGCTGGGGCAAACCGTGCTGGCAAAAGCCTGTCACGCAGCAGGAATGGCGTTCGACAGTGCACAGGCGCATTCGGCCTTGTACGACACGCTGCAAACGGCGGATCTGTTCTGTGAATTGGTTAACCGGTGGAAACGTCTTGGCGGTTGGCCACTGCCCGCTGCTGCAGAGAGCTGTCCCGGCAACTAA
- a CDS encoding Grx4 family monothiol glutaredoxin: MSTVEKIQRQIAENPILLYMKGSPKLPSCGFSAQAVQALSACGERFAYVDILQNPDIRAEMPKYANWPTFPQLWVDGELVGGCDIIIEMYQRGELQQLIKETAQKYPTDAAE, from the coding sequence ATGAGTACTGTTGAAAAAATTCAGCGCCAGATCGCAGAAAACCCAATCCTGTTGTATATGAAAGGCTCGCCGAAGCTACCGAGCTGCGGTTTTTCTGCTCAGGCCGTACAGGCGCTCTCCGCCTGTGGCGAGCGTTTTGCGTATGTGGATATCCTGCAAAACCCGGACATTCGTGCTGAAATGCCAAAATATGCAAACTGGCCAACGTTCCCGCAGCTGTGGGTTGACGGTGAGTTGGTCGGCGGTTGCGATATCATCATCGAGATGTATCAGCGTGGTGAACTGCAACAGTTGATCAAAGAAACCGCCCAGAAATACCCAACTGACGCCGCAGAGTAA